In Nitrospiria bacterium, the genomic stretch CGATGTAGTCGGCGCTGATCGCGCGGAGCGCTTCGACGGTGCGCCCGGCGCCGACGCCCAGATCGAGGATGGGCCGGCCGCGCACGCAATCCCCGCAGGCGGCCAGCGCCGCTTCCTCGGGGGGAGAAAGGCCCTTCAGGGCCGAGTAGTCGGCGACCGAGGCCTGCATGGTTTTCTTATTGATGCCGTCGATGAGATTCTTTTTCATCCCGAACCGTTTTCCGGAAGAGTTCTGCAACTCTCATACCGGAGAACGATTGGAGCGACGGGACAAAAATCCTTTAATTTCAAAGGCGGGTCCGCACCGATGGAAAAACAAAAAGGAGCGCATTACCGAAAATAGGGTGTCACCACCCGAGTGCTTGAGCGGTGTAATATAGCCGGGCAGGCCGGAAAAATCTCTCACGGCGGGCGGACGGGACCTCCCTTGCGGTTTGGCTGTTACGAGGAAATCAAGCGGATGTTAATCGCATGTAAAATCAATCCTGTCTTCCAAATGATTCTTTGACAGATAACATGGCGTCGGATAGAATGCGCCCGGAGCTGGAGAGGTTGAATTTTTTACCCGTCGCCCATGCACAATCTTTTTTACACATTTTTCATCGCGCTGATCAACAACCTCGATAACATCGGAGTGAGAATTGCGTACAGTATCCGCGGAATTCGAATCACGACTCCCATCAATGTCTGGATATCCGTCATCACTTTTGTGATCTCATTCTCGGCCGTTTTGTCCGGAACCCTCCTGTCGGAATTTCTCAGTAAACGAACGTCTTCGGTCCTGGCGATGTTGCTCCTCACCGCGATCGGCGCATGGATGATCGCGGAGCCGCATGTCCGCAAAAAGGACCACGGCGCGGTGGAACCCGGTCCCGAAAACAAAAAAGGGATTGTCCATGTTTTGCTGAATCCCGAACATGCGGACATGGATCAATCCCGACATATCGATTTTAAAGAGGCCACGATCCTCGGTCTTGCGCTCTCGATCAACAACGTCGGCGGGGGCCTCAGCGCCGGGATGATCGGCTTGGACTCGTTTTGGGTGGGATTGTTGTCGGCCGCGCTGAGTTTTCTCGCCCTCTGGGCCGGAAACGCAATCGCCGACGTCTTCGTCCGATGGAAGTTGACGAACAAAGCCGCCGTCGTCGCGGGCATCCTGTTGATCGCCATCGGGATGGCGCAGGTCATGAAATGATTGGCCGTCGGTTGGTTGTGGACGGTCGTTCCGCTGAAAAATTTTCTGGACAATCCTTTGACAGACTCGGGTCCGGTTGGATAGAATGGGGCCATCCACGCTTCGGTGCCATCGGCTTCTCATGAGAAACGGGTGAAACAATGATCGCGCGATCGCTCCTCCTGACCTTGTTCATCGTCCTTTGGGTCTCGTCCGCCGCCCGCGGCGACGAACACGAAACCGGTGAAACGATGGGCATGACGCCCTTGATCCTGGCCGCGGGGGAGGGGGAGACCGATACCGTGAAGACCCTGCTGGACAAGGGTGCGGCCATCGAGGCGAAGGACGAGCGCGGCACGACCGCTTTGATGTGGGCGGCCGAGAACGGCCACGCCGACACCGTTCGGCTCTTGCTGGACCGGAAAGCCGGCGTGGATGCGCGGGATGCGTTGGGCGCGACCGCCTTGATGTACGCGGGCCTCAACGGCCACGCCGACGTCATGAAAATTCTCCTGGACGGGGGCGCGGACGTCCGGGCCAAAAACAAGCAGGGCGCGACGGCGTTGATGTACACCGTCGAGTATAATTACGCCGACCCCGTGAAACTTCTGCTGGCCCGGGGGGCCGACCCCAACGGCAAGTCCGACAACGGCATGACGGCCCTGATGCTGGCCGCGTTCAAGGGGCGGGCGGTCGCCGTGAAGGATCTGCTGCTCGCCGGCGCCGATATCAACGCCAAAAACAACAAGGGTGAAACGGCCCTGATCCTGGCGGCCGATCAGGGTCAGGCGGACACCGTGTTCGTCTTGCTGGGCCGGGGAGCGGACGTCCTCGCCAAGGACAACAACGGCCTGACGGCCTTGATGCGCGCGACGCGGAACGGCCATACGGAGATCGCCCGCCAGTTGAAGAAAGCTTCCGCGGAAGAATGAGAAACCGCGAAGGAGGCCGTTTTGGCCTTGATCGATGGAGAGCATTCGGACAAAACGGCGAAGATCAACTTGACCGTTTCTTTCAACGAAAGGAGAACAAGATGGCTCGAATCTGGTTGTCGTTGGTGATCGTCCTCATCGCCGTGCCCTGCTCCGCCGCGGGTTTTCATTTGACCAGCCCGGTTCTGAAAGATAAAGCGACCGTCGCTAACGAACAGGTCTTCAACGGTTTCGGTTGCGCGGGCGGCAATGTTTCCCCGGAACTCGATTGGCAGAACGCGCCCAAGGACACGAAAAGCTTCGCGGTGACCGTTTACGATCCGGATGCCCCGACCGGCAGCGGATGGTGGCACTGGGTCATCTTCAACATTCCTCCTTCGGTCAACAAGCTCCCCGCCAACGCCGGGAAGCCGGACAGCGGATTGGCGCCCCAGGGCAGCGTCCAAAGCATGACCGATTTCGGACAGCCGGGTTACGGAGGCCCCTGTCCGCCGGCGGGCGATAAGCCGCATCGCTATATCTTCACGGTGTATGCGTTGAAAGTGGATCAATTGCCTCTCAAGCAAGAAGCGAGCGGGGCCATGGTGGGTTACTATTTGAATCAGAACGCCTTGGCCAAAGCCAAGTTCATCGCCCGTTACGGCCGTTGACGGGGCGATAGGACCTTCTGAAAAAAAGCTTTTCCAAACCGTCAACGGACCCGGACCGTCGGGTCCGGCAGAGGAGTGGTTTATTCATCGGTCGGACTCTAAAGGCTTCTGGGTTCTCTGGGGGCCCGTACTTCTCTACGCCGGGCTGATTTTCTACGTTTCCTCCCAGCCCTTGGATTTCATCGGCGAGGGCCCGTTTCCCCAATGGGACAAAGTCGCCCACGGGACCGAATACGGCCTGTTCTGTTTTTTGTTGTTGCGGGCCCTGCGAGGAACTTGGCCCCGGGCCGTGACGCCGGCCGTCGCGGTCTGGGCGGTGGTGATCGCGGTGGCTTATGGAGCCTCGGACGAGGTTCACCAGGCCTTCGTCCCGCATCGGGACCCGGACGTTTTTGACGTGATGGCCGACGGCGGGGGCGCTTCCCTGGTCTCGGCGGCCTGGTTCTTTTGGAAAACGAGGAAGTCAAACTACACGTAAGCGGTGTTTCCCTCCCCGGCGCAAGCCTCGGGTCGCATCCCCAAGGCGAGCGTCGTCCCAGGCCATGAGGCCAAGGTTCTTCAAAACCCCCTAAAGTGTTATTGACACTCGCGTGCTCGGGGTGTAATTTTTGACTAGAACGTCGAACACGGACGATCCGCTTGACGGGACCGTCGGGGTTTCGTTGAAATGGAGCAGGCCATGAGCCTCTATGACCGGGTGCGCTACCGCCTTTCGCTGAAATGGATATGCTTCTATTTCTGGGCCTATCGGAAATTGTTCAGCCCGGGCGCGGTCGTCGTTCCCACTGCAGCCAAGAAATTGGACAAGACCCGCGTGGATATCACTTATTCACCGTAAGGTCGAGCCGCCCGGCTCGCCGTGCGTTTCCGGCCGAAGGCCTGTGCGGCGATGACCGTCTTCCTTAAAACAATCCTGAACCGCTCCGCAACAATCGATCGCGATCCGTACGCTTCCAAACCCCGAGAGGGACTTTCCCGACCACGGAAGCATCGTCCTGCTTCTCTTTGACAGAATTGGGCGATGTTGGATAGAATGGTCCCCGGGGTTTGTCCCTAAGGGTTTCCCGCCCCCATGATCCGGGACTCCGACTCCGTCCGGGAGCGCCCGATTTTCAAAATGGATCACGTTCATTGATCGGGATGACGATAACGCGCGATGATCAAAAATAAGCGAAGCCGCGTCCGTTGGCAGATTCTGGGCCTGCTGTTTCTGATCAGTGTGGTGACCTACATCGACCGCGTGAACATCTCGGTGGCCGGAAAGGAGCTGATGCCGGCGTTCGGGTTGTCCGCCGTCCAGATGGGAACGATTTTTTCTTCGTTTGTATTGGGCTACGCCCTTTTCCAGGTTCCGGGCGGTTGGCTGGGCGACGGGTGGGGGCCCCGGCGGGTCCTCACCGGCGCCGTGTTGTGGTGGTCTCTTTTCACCGTTCTGACGGCCGAAACGGGCCGTCTATTCTATAGCGGTCTTCTCGGCGCCTTCGGTTCGCTGATTCTCATCCGGTTTCTGATCGGGGTGGGTGAAGGGGCGGCCCTTCCGAATTTCAACCGCACCGTCGCGAACTGGCTGGCGCCGTCCGAGCGGGGCCTGGGGATCGGCGTTTCAATCGGCGGCATCGGACTGGGCTCCGCGATGACTCCGCCGCTTGTCGCCTGGCTGATGGTTGGGTACGGATGGAGGACGGCTTTTTACGCGACCGGCGGCATCGGCGTGTTTGTTGCGATCGCCTGGTATTTCCTTTCACGGGATTTTCCCCGCGAGCATCCCCGGGTCGATGCGTCGGAGCTGGCCTGGATCGCCGGGGACCCGGAAGAACCGGGAGCCTCCAATTCGTCCGCGCCGTCGGTGGCCGCCTTGCTGAAAGTCCGCTCGGTCTGGTTTCTCACGTTAAGCTATACGATGCTGGGTTACATCGCCTATATATATCTTTCCTGGTTTTTTTTATATTTGGTGAACGTGCGTCATTTTACCGTTTTGCAGGGATCGATCTGGGCCAGCGGGCCGTTTATCGCCATGGCCGTCTTTTGTCCGCTGGGCGGGTGGCTGAGCGACGCGTTGACAAAAAAATACGGCCGTCGCAAAGGGCGGGCCGGTGTCGGGGCCTCCGGGATGGTTTTGACCGGATTGCTGATTTTCTGCGGTGCGATGGCGGGGGATCCTTACACCGCGATCGTTCTGCTTTCGCTCGGCGCCGGAATTCTATATTCGACCGTGGGCGCGTATTGGGCCAGCACGATCGACCTTTCCCACAAACATTCCGGCGTCTTGTCCGGCTTGATGAACATGGGGGCCAACTTGGGAGGAACCGTTTCCCCGACGCTGACCCCCTGGATCGGCGAGCGGTGGGGATGGCCGGCGGCCCTGACGGTGGCCGCGGTCGCGGCGTTCTTGGGAAGCCTGCTCTGGCTGGGTGTAAAATATGACGAGCGCGTTTGATCGGGATCGGAAGTTTAAAAGCCGACGGCGCGGGAAGGGCGCCGGCCGATGAGCCGAATGCCTTTTTCATTCGACCCGAGGACGCCGCATCCGTCTTCCCGCGAAAGCCCTCTGGGCCGCTTTGGCCCCGAAACCCCGGTGCATTGACATCGGGACCGCCGACCTGTTAGTTTTAAAAATAGAATAGCTGCGAAAGGTCCGGAACGCCTGAACCGCCGGGATGACGGAGCATGAATACGAAGCATTGGAAATTTTCAGTCTGGTACATCGTGGCGGCCCTGTGGCTTCTGGTCCTGTTTCAGCTCTTTGTGACACCCATCTTCAGTCCGACTGAACTTCCCTACAGTGAGTTCAAGGCCGCGGTGGCCGCCGGCAAAGTGGCCGAGGTTTCGATCGCCTCGTCGGTCATTCACGGCCAAATGAAAGCCGAGGCCGGGGGCGACGCGAGGGGGAGCGTCTTTGACACCGTGCGCGTCGAGGACCCCGATCTGATCCGGGATCTGCTGGCCGGTCATGTCAAGGTGGTGGGTGTGATCGAAAGCACCTTGGTAAGGCAGCTGCTGTCCTGGGTGGTTCCGATTGCGTTGTTCTTCGGGGTCTGGCTTTATTTCATCCGACGCCTGGGGCAGGGTCAGGGCGGGTTTATGACGGTCGGCCAGAGCAAGGCCAAGATCTATATGGAGAAGGAGGTCAAGGTCACCTTCAACGACGTGGCGGGGGTGGACGAGGCCAAGATCGAACTGCAAGAAGTGATCGAGTTTCTGAAGACTCCGGAAAAGTTCGGCCGGCTGGGCGGAAAAATCCCGAAGGGAATCCTGTTGGTGGGTCCTCCGGGAACCGGAAAGACGCTGCTCGCGCGCGCCGTCGCCGGCGAGTCCGGGGTCACTTTTTTCTCGATCAGCGGCTCGGAGTTCGTCGAGATGTTTGTGGGAGTGGGGGCCGCGCGTGTGCGCGATCTGTTCACGCAGGCCAAGGAGAAGGCGCCGTGCATCATCTTCATCGACGAGCTCGACGCGTTGGGGAAGGCCCGCGGAATCGGCCCCATGGCGCACGAGGAGCGGGAGCAGACCTTGAATCAGCTTCTGTCCGAGATGGACGGGTTTGATCCGCGTGTGGGGGTCATCCTGATGGCCGCGACGAACCGGCCGGAAATTTTGGATCCGGCGCTGCTGCGCGCGGGCCGTTTCGACCGCCATGTCCTGGTGGATCGCCCGGACAAGAACGGCCGGCTGGCGATCTTGAAAATCCACGCGCGGAGCGTG encodes the following:
- the ytaF gene encoding sporulation membrane protein YtaF; its protein translation is MHNLFYTFFIALINNLDNIGVRIAYSIRGIRITTPINVWISVITFVISFSAVLSGTLLSEFLSKRTSSVLAMLLLTAIGAWMIAEPHVRKKDHGAVEPGPENKKGIVHVLLNPEHADMDQSRHIDFKEATILGLALSINNVGGGLSAGMIGLDSFWVGLLSAALSFLALWAGNAIADVFVRWKLTNKAAVVAGILLIAIGMAQVMK
- a CDS encoding ankyrin repeat domain-containing protein — translated: MIARSLLLTLFIVLWVSSAARGDEHETGETMGMTPLILAAGEGETDTVKTLLDKGAAIEAKDERGTTALMWAAENGHADTVRLLLDRKAGVDARDALGATALMYAGLNGHADVMKILLDGGADVRAKNKQGATALMYTVEYNYADPVKLLLARGADPNGKSDNGMTALMLAAFKGRAVAVKDLLLAGADINAKNNKGETALILAADQGQADTVFVLLGRGADVLAKDNNGLTALMRATRNGHTEIARQLKKASAEE
- a CDS encoding YbhB/YbcL family Raf kinase inhibitor-like protein, with amino-acid sequence MARIWLSLVIVLIAVPCSAAGFHLTSPVLKDKATVANEQVFNGFGCAGGNVSPELDWQNAPKDTKSFAVTVYDPDAPTGSGWWHWVIFNIPPSVNKLPANAGKPDSGLAPQGSVQSMTDFGQPGYGGPCPPAGDKPHRYIFTVYALKVDQLPLKQEASGAMVGYYLNQNALAKAKFIARYGR
- a CDS encoding VanZ family protein, which gives rise to MDFIGEGPFPQWDKVAHGTEYGLFCFLLLRALRGTWPRAVTPAVAVWAVVIAVAYGASDEVHQAFVPHRDPDVFDVMADGGGASLVSAAWFFWKTRKSNYT
- a CDS encoding MFS transporter — protein: MIKNKRSRVRWQILGLLFLISVVTYIDRVNISVAGKELMPAFGLSAVQMGTIFSSFVLGYALFQVPGGWLGDGWGPRRVLTGAVLWWSLFTVLTAETGRLFYSGLLGAFGSLILIRFLIGVGEGAALPNFNRTVANWLAPSERGLGIGVSIGGIGLGSAMTPPLVAWLMVGYGWRTAFYATGGIGVFVAIAWYFLSRDFPREHPRVDASELAWIAGDPEEPGASNSSAPSVAALLKVRSVWFLTLSYTMLGYIAYIYLSWFFLYLVNVRHFTVLQGSIWASGPFIAMAVFCPLGGWLSDALTKKYGRRKGRAGVGASGMVLTGLLIFCGAMAGDPYTAIVLLSLGAGILYSTVGAYWASTIDLSHKHSGVLSGLMNMGANLGGTVSPTLTPWIGERWGWPAALTVAAVAAFLGSLLWLGVKYDERV
- the ftsH gene encoding ATP-dependent zinc metalloprotease FtsH, whose amino-acid sequence is MNTKHWKFSVWYIVAALWLLVLFQLFVTPIFSPTELPYSEFKAAVAAGKVAEVSIASSVIHGQMKAEAGGDARGSVFDTVRVEDPDLIRDLLAGHVKVVGVIESTLVRQLLSWVVPIALFFGVWLYFIRRLGQGQGGFMTVGQSKAKIYMEKEVKVTFNDVAGVDEAKIELQEVIEFLKTPEKFGRLGGKIPKGILLVGPPGTGKTLLARAVAGESGVTFFSISGSEFVEMFVGVGAARVRDLFTQAKEKAPCIIFIDELDALGKARGIGPMAHEEREQTLNQLLSEMDGFDPRVGVILMAATNRPEILDPALLRAGRFDRHVLVDRPDKNGRLAILKIHARSVPLESEAGLEVIAAMTPGFVGADLANIINEAALLAVRRSKDKVGLSELQEAVERVIAGLEKKNRVLNKAERERVAHHEVGHALVALSIPGVDTVQKISIIPRGIAALGYTLQLPTEERFLMTKSELENKIAVLLGGRIAEEIVYHEVSTGAQDDLLKATQIAKSMVKTYGMSDKLGQVTLDMERQPLFLPTAQSPMPGDYSEETSREIDCEIRRIIDEQVARSRKILAEKKDILRRAASVLLEKETITGEDLKTILAQYKAAPAR